The following coding sequences are from one Rutidosis leptorrhynchoides isolate AG116_Rl617_1_P2 chromosome 11, CSIRO_AGI_Rlap_v1, whole genome shotgun sequence window:
- the LOC139877413 gene encoding chalcone synthase-like — translation MSPLIDMAEFINARRAQGPATILAIGTATPANCIYQADYPDFYFRVTKSEHMVDLKAKMKRMCDKSTIKTRYVHITEEFLKENPNVSEHMATSLDTRQDLLVVAVPELGKEAAIKAIKEWGQPKSNITHMIFSTSSGFDMPGADYQLTKLLGLDPSVKRYISYQQGCYAGVAALRLAKDLAENNKGARVLVVCCDISEIYFRGPSNTDLDTLLGQVLFGDGAGAFIVGSDPDITTERPLFQIMSANQTIVPESEGILVGRVKESGIVYHIDKKLPDLIAKNLENSLTDAFSPLGITDWNSIFWIMHPGGPSILDKVQIKLGLKEEKLKATRKMLADYGNMMGASVFFIVNEMRNKSVANGDATTGEGLDWGVLFGIGPGVTVETIVLHSLPITLPNAPA, via the exons ATGTCTCCTTTAATTGATATGGCGGAGTTCATTAACGCTCGACGAGCACAAGGCCCAGCAACCATTCTCGCAATCGGCACTGCAACTCCGGCTAACTGTATATATCAAGCTGATTATCCAGATTTCTATTTCCGGGTTACCAAAAGCGAACATATGGTTGATCTCAAAGCGAAAATGAAGCGCATGT GTGATAAATCTACGATAAAAACACGATACGTTCATATAACAGAGGAGTTTCTGAAAGAGAACCCAAATGTTTCCGAACACATGGCTACTTCACTTGACACTCGCCAGGATTTGCTGGTTGTTGCAGTCCCCGAGCTCGGTAAAGAAGCTGCTATAAAAGCAATTAAAGAATGGGGCCAACCGAAATCAAACATTACACACATGATCTTCTCCACCTCCTCTGGCTTCGACATGCCTGGAGCAGACTACCAGCTCACAAAGCTCCTTGGTCTAGACCCTTCAGTAAAACGCTATATTTCGTACCAACAAGGATGCTATGCTGGAGTTGCAGCTCTTCGTCTTGCTAAAGATCTTGCAGAGAACAACAAG GGCGCTCGTGTACTTGTGGTTTGCTGTGACATTTCCGAAATCTACTTCCGTGGGCCTAGCAACACTGACTTAGATACCCTACTCGGTCAAGTTCTTTTTGGGGATGGTGCTGGCGCATTCATAGTTGGTTCTGATCCTGACATCACTACTGAAAGACCGTTGTTTCAAATTATGTCCGCTAATCAAACGATCGTTCCCGAATCAGAGGGAATTTTAGTGGGACGAGTTAAAGAAAGTGGAATAGTATACCATATTGATAAGAAGCTACCGGATTTAATCGCAAAAAACCTAGAAAACTCATTAACGGATGCATTTTCTCCGTTAGGTATAACGGATTGGAACTCTATTTTTTGGATAATGCATCCAGGGGGTCCATCAATACTTGACAAGGTGCAAATTAAGCTCGGTTTAAAGGAGGAGAAGCTGAAAGCCACTAGAAAGATGCTCGCTGATTACGGGAACATGATGGGTGCGTCTGTGTTTTTTATAGTTAATGAGATGAGGAACAAATCGGTAGCGAATGGTGATGCAACGACCGGCGAAGGTTTAGACTGGGGTGTTTTGTTTGGTATTGGTCCTGGTGTCACAGTTGAGACCATAGTTCTTCATAGCCTCCCAATAACCTTGCCTAATGCACCTGCATAA